A DNA window from Ananas comosus cultivar F153 unplaced genomic scaffold, ASM154086v1, whole genome shotgun sequence contains the following coding sequences:
- the LOC109704831 gene encoding UPF0426 protein At1g28150, chloroplastic-like — protein MQKQLLETMALSFTSAAPTTWEKRLPPPRFAPSFLDFTPEMKFAEKSKRGGKIRACFEPFEDQPIIKDAIKEPVAFMGGVFAGLLRLDLSEDPLKEWLARTVEASGIAVEGEINGEEDSKEEAEGDSPQQIEIE, from the exons ATGCAGAAGCAGCTTCTGGAAACCATGGCTCTCTCGTTCACCTCCGCCGCACCCACCACG TGGGAGAAGAGGCTTCCGCCGCCCCGGTTCGCTCCTTCGTTCCTGGATTTCACCCCCGAGATGAAATTCGCGGAGAAATCGAAAAGAGGGGGGAAAATTCGAGCTTGCTTCGAGCCCTTCGAAGATCAACCCATCATCAAAGATGCCATAAAG GAGCCAGTGGCTTTCATGGGCGGGGTGTTTGCGGGTTTGCTGAGGCTGGATTTGAGTGAGGATCCACTCAAGGAGTGGCTGGCGCGGACCGTGGAAGCTTCCGGAATCGCCGTGGAGGGTGAGATCAACGGCGAGGAGGATTCGAAAGAGGAAGCTGAAGGTGATTCCCCTCAGCAAATTGAGATTGAATGA